A genome region from Eremothecium gossypii ATCC 10895 chromosome VII, complete sequence includes the following:
- the AXL1 gene encoding Axl1p (Syntenic homolog of Saccharomyces cerevisiae YPR122W (AXL1)) — protein sequence MTLNTKPAVFDVKLYTPISSSNRSHRIIRLNNNLLTFLISDPSETVASCAVSIATGSHNDPVEIPGLAHFCEHMVLSSGSKRHPEPNAFHETLSKNNGSQNAHTSGEQTSFYFELPSSQSSDSLVFDQVVGILADALKEPIFHDVLINKEIYAINSEHVGNKSSLTKMMYHAVRLLASPEHPFHQFGTGNIFTLTNMPKLHKLSLKNELVKYFREHFFAENMVLCLRGPQSLNQLSKIAQARFSDIPSIPTLQVPRLLRWRSSSSFDKNRNLSVRPLESFQILKDAWSARYAKKPVFDKTPMHNSIMVQSSKSPVIRFVFPINYFSTRFTDRELATYTQIWCELLGDECEGSLCHYLRSHSYITELIAYSSNFAVNDTGLILQLHLTNHGWLNVQKIIPIVWKYLIPAILDAPLSSLAQYISELNSLDLLKFLYQELERSPMDRCADLCESLLQDLSAIDLSFLLKSTLTYFECNNLSVANLGTYRENQTSKDWWRGEAVKFQAFVNEFMSQDTVRIILLGNLSKCYFNCNPDKITTDTYFEYEYVKIFIDLEVLGCDDIHYRFTIPGPNPFMVPVGHKLSFIKHALLASSVQSENSALSVVAQSDLVRASPRLAGKNSYYELWLKEEDVDLSFRSKSIFSMELISTSLEPAPEYTMHLEILGQLLYSILGPILYPAERAGYTYELSLSSKGDVRLGLTISGFTDGILNLLKIIVDAIVNLSQDLNSIPKDIFRKARILVRTKYEEASSESCVTLASLGLLILLENCMWPLEDRLEALEDIYVESFRIFLEKFINGDNYLNILIQGSDMTIADNINEYLSERLTHHISRADDNVCRLSEPATYVIPEGSNLFFKRVGFHDDPNNSIVYFIQTGERDNNYIYTLTVLTEFIMSQTLVPDLRQKKQIGYIVLGGLRVLSDTVGLHITTMAGSPPEFLEEKINEYLAYLEDMVLAKLTAPQFKHDYVDELLSLLTSNSLGKLEKTSGPANLMSQIEANVHSGQRNTSLAMKSHKRLRTQISYRRYNFDEDDEPVDARTLQNLKLSEYMRFFRQRISIYSGKRAKLSIMVYSAMSKEEVQGKMLYLQIESFLKMKGFNIPSKDLNAIVQKSKGKPTALLKGLLSYFRSQGESLKLLSTVLREVVKQLFSKATPDSSSSTPSGTHGSLQAMSQHVTPAITLEQVPEVNSYRSNISSTL from the coding sequence ATGACGCTGAATACTAAGCCTGCAGTTTTTGATGTAAAATTGTACACGCCTATTTCGTCGTCCAATAGGTCCCACCGAATTATCAGACTGAACAACAATCTGCTGACGTTTCTTATTTCGGATCCATCAGAAACTGTAGCCTCATGTGCAGTATCGATTGCAACCGGCTCACACAACGACCCTGTGGAAATTCCAGGCCTGGCCCATTTCTGCGAGCATATGGTGCTGTCGTCTGGGTCCAAGAGACACCCCGAACCGAATGCTTTCCATGAAACCCTCTCGAAAAACAACGGCTCGCAGAACGCGCATACCAGTGGCGAACAGACATCCTTTTACTTCGAGCTTCCCAGCTCCCAATCTTCGGACTCGCTGGTGTTCGATCAGGTTGTCGGCATATTGGCAGACGCACTAAAGGAACCCATATTCCACGACGTGCTTATCAACAAGGAGATATACGCGATAAACAGCGAGCATGTTGGAAACAAATCGTCGCTAACTAAGATGATGTACCACGCCGTGCGTCTGTTGGCCAGTCCCGAGCACCCTTTCCACCAGTTTGGAACAGGAAACATATTCACGTTGACGAATATGCCAAAGCTGCACAAACTCAGTCTCAAAAATGAACTGGTCAAGTATTTCCGAGAGCATTTCTTTGCAGAGAACATGGTTTTATGTCTTCGAGGGCCCCAGTCTCTGAACCAGTTGAGTAAAATTGCCCAGGCCAGGTTTTCGGACATACCCTCTATACCGACATTACAGGTACCACGATTATTGCGCTGGCGCTCTAGTAGTTCATTTGATAAGAATCGAAACCTTTCCGTACGGCCGCTAGAGAGCTTTCAGATCCTTAAGGATGCGTGGTCCGCCCGCTACGCTAAAAAGCCTGTTTTTGATAAGACCCCAATGCATAATTCGATTATGGTGCAGTCTAGCAAGTCGCCCGTAATACGCTTTGTTTTTCCAATAAACTACTTCTCTACTCGATTCACAGATAGGGAACTTGCTACCTACACACAGATATGGTGTGAACTTTTAGGAGATGAATGCGAAGGTTCACTATGCCATTATTTGAGAAGTCACAGTTATATAACTGAATTGATTGCGTACTCTTCTAACTTTGCGGTGAACGATACCGGGCTAATTTTGCAGCTGCACCTAACAAACCATGGGTGGCTTAATGTTCAAAAGATTATTCCTATTGTATGGAAATATTTAATTCCAGCTATTTTAGACGCTCCTCTTTCGTCCTTGGCTCAATATATCAGCGAGCTAAACTCCTTGGACCTTCTAAAATTCTTATACCAGGAGCTCGAACGTTCACCAATGGATAGATGTGCGGACTTATGTGAAAGCCTACTCCAAGATCTGTCAGCAATCGATTTATCTTTTCTACTAAAATCGACGTTGACATATTTCGAGTGTAACAACCTATCAGTCGCCAATCTAGGAACATACAGAGAAAACCAGACTTCCAAAGACTGGTGGAGAGGAGAAGCTGTGAAGTTTCAAGCCTTTGTTAACGAATTTATGTCACAAGATACTGTACGAATAATACTGCTGGGAAACCTATCGAAATGTTATTTTAACTGCAATCCTGATAAGATAACTACAGACACATATTTTGAATATGAATATGTTAAAATATTCATTGATCTCGAAGTCTTGGGATGTGACGATATACACTACCGATTCACTATACCTGGACCAAATCCATTTATGGTACCGGTGGGCCATAAGCTATCCTTTATCAAACATGCACTACTAGCCTCATCTGTTCAATCTGAAAACTCGGCACTTTCAGTTGTTGCCCAATCTGACCTAGTGAGGGCTTCACCGAGACTTGCAGGCAAGAACAGCTATTATGAACTCTGGCTGAAAGAAGAAGATGTGGATCTTTCGTTTAGGTCAAAAAGCATCTTCAGTATGGAACTTATTAGCACATCATTAGAACCCGCACCAGAATACACAATGCATTTGGAGATACTTGGGCAGTTACTTTATTCGATTCTTGGCCCTATTTTATATCCTGCTGAACGTGCAGGGTATACATACGAACTTTCTCTCTCTTCGAAGGGAGACGTCAGGCTTGGTCTGACAATTTCTGGGTTTACTGATGGGATTTTAAACTTGTTAAAGATAATTGTTGATGCCATAGTGAATCTGAGTCAAGACCTGAATTCGATTCCAAAGGACATATTTAGGAAAGCCCGCATTTTAGTCAGGACGAAATACGAGGAGGCCTCCAGCGAGAGTTGTGTAACTCTTGCGAGCTTGGGACTTTTGATCCTGTTAGAGAACTGTATGTGGCCACTGGAAGATAGGCTGGAGGCCTTGGAAGACATATATGTTGAATCATTCCGAATCTTCCTGGAAAAGTTTATTAATGGAGATAACTATTTGAACATTCTGATTCAAGGCTCAGATATGACAATCGCAGACAATATTAACGAATATCTAAGTGAGAGGTTGACGCATCACATATCCCGTGCCGATGATAATGTATGCCGTTTGTCAGAGCCTGCAACCTATGTTATACCGGAAGGCAGTAATCTATTCTTCAAGAGGGTCGGTTTTCATGACGATCCTAACAACAGCATAGTCTATTTTATTCAAACTGGAGAACGGGACAATAACTACATTTACACGTTGACAGTATTAACGGAATTTATTATGTCGCAAACATTAGTTCCTGACCTGCGACAGAAAAAACAAATTGGGTACATTGTCTTAGGTGGTCTAAGGGTATTATCCGACACTGTCGGCCTCCATATAACAACAATGGCTGGTAGCCCACCCGAATTCCTGGAAGAAAAGATCAATGAATACCTTGCTTATTTAGAGGATATGGTTTTGGCTAAGTTAACTGCCCCCCAGTTCAAACACGACTATGTGGATGAGCTTCTCAGCCTTCTAACAAGCAACTCTTTGGGCAAACTGGAGAAGACGTCGGGGCCAGCAAATTTAATGAGCCAAATTGAGGCCAACGTCCATAGCGGCCAACGGAATACAAGTCTTGCCATGAAATCACACAAACGTTTGCGCACGCAAATATCTTATCGAAGGTATAACTTCGATGAAGACGATGAGCCCGTAGATGCTAGAACCCTTCAGAATCTGAAGTTGTCCGAATACATGCGATTCTTCCGTCAGAGGATTAGCATTTACTCTGGCAAACGAGCAAAGCTTTCGATAATGGTGTACAGTGCAATGAGTAAGGAAGAAGTTCAAGGCAAGATGCTATACCTACAGATTGAATCTTTTCTGAAGATGAAGGGCTTCAATATTCCATCAAAAGACCTCAATGCTATTGTTCAAAAGTCTAAGGGAAAGCCCACCGCGCTGCTTAAGGGTCTATTATCATATTTCCGCTCACAAGGAGAAAGCTTGAAGCTACTATCCACAGTTCTGAGGGAGGTCGTTAAACAGCTTTTTTCCAAGGCGACTCCAGATAGCAGCTCTTCGACACCATCTGGAACCCACGGTTCCTTGCAAGCTATGAGCCAGCATGTTACTCCGGCGATAACCTTAGAGCAAGTCCCTGAAGTCAATTCCTACCGCAGTAATATAAGTAGTACTTTGTAA